In one Procambarus clarkii isolate CNS0578487 chromosome 29, FALCON_Pclarkii_2.0, whole genome shotgun sequence genomic region, the following are encoded:
- the LOC138369722 gene encoding uncharacterized protein DKFZp434B061-like, translated as MPSASPTVLMAKTSPTVLMASTSPTVLMPSTSPTVLMANTSPTVLMSSASPTFLMANTSPTVLMPSTSLTVLMAKTSPTVLMPSASPTVLMPSTSPTILMPSASPTVLMPNASPVV; from the coding sequence atgcccagcgcctcacccaccgtcctcatgGCCAAAacctcacccaccgtcctcatgGCCAGCACTtcacccaccgtcctcatgcccagcacctcacccaccgtTCTCATGGCCAACACCTCCCCCACTGTCCTCATgtccagcgcctcacccacctttctcatggccaacacctcacccactgtcctcatgcccagcacctcacTCACCGTCCTCATGGCCAAAacctcacccaccgtcctcatgcccagcgcctcacccactgtcctcatgcccagcacctcacccaccatccttatgcccagcgcctcacccaccgtcctcatgcccaACGCCTCACCAGTAGTATAA